A window of the Cynocephalus volans isolate mCynVol1 chromosome 10, mCynVol1.pri, whole genome shotgun sequence genome harbors these coding sequences:
- the TMEM88 gene encoding transmembrane protein 88: MADVPGAQRPVPGGGPEPRDPLDCWACAVLVTAQNLLVAAFNLLLLALVLGTILLPAVTMLGFGFLCHSQFLRSQAPPCTAHLRDPGFTALLVTGFLLLVPLLVLALASYRRLCLRLRLADCLVPYSRALYRRQRVPQPRQTLASPGSQAVPTSGKVWV, translated from the exons ATGGCGGATGTCCCCGGGGCACAGCGACCGGTTCCCGGCGGCGGCCCAGAACCCCGGGACCCCCTGGACTGCTGGGCCTGTGCTGTGCTCGTAACGGCTCAGAATCTGCTCGTGGCTGCCTTCAATCTTCTCCTGCTGGCGCTGGTGCTGGGGACCATCTTGCTACCCGCTGTCACCATGCTGGGCTTCGGCTTCCTCTGCCACTCCCAG TTCCTGCGCTCCCAGGCACCTCCTTGCACCGCGCACCTGCGGGACCCTGGCTTCACGGCCCTGCTGGTCACCGGATTCCTGCTCCTCGTGCCGCTGCTCGTGCTTGCCCTAGCCAGCTACCGCCGCCTCTGCCTGCGCCTCCGCTTGGCCGATTGCCTCGTGCCCTACAGCCGAGCCCTCTATCGGCGCCAGCGCGTCCCACAGCCGCGGCAAACCCTGGCCTCACCAGGGTCACAGGCCGTTCCCACATCAGGCAAGGTCTGGGTCTGA
- the LOC134388879 gene encoding cytochrome b5 domain-containing protein 1 isoform X2: MQLRESVTHRARALPRRGLVAGPDFEYFRRRYFTPAEVAEHNQPADLWVSYLGYVYDLTPLAEEYKGNLLLKPIVEVAGQDISHWFDPKTRDGRFVHVPPQLPRSDWANDFGKPWWQGSYYEVGRLSAKTRSIRIINTLTSQEHTLEVGVLESMWEILHRYLPYNAHAASYTWKYEGKNLNMDFTLEENGIRDEEEEFDYLSMDGTLHTPAILLYFNDDLTEL, encoded by the exons ATGCAACTAAGGGAGTCGGTGACCCACAGAGCAAGAGCCTTGCCGCGCCGGGGCCTAGTGGCTGGGCCAGACTTTGAGTATTTCCGGCGTCGCTATTTCACGCCGGCAGAGGTGGCCGAACACAACCAGCCCGCAGACCTCTGGGTGTCTTACCTGGGATACGTGTATGACTTAACGCCGTTGGCAGAGGAATACAAGG GGAACCTGCTGCTGAAACCCATCGTGGAAGTTGCGGGCCAGGACATCAGCCACTGGTTTGATCCAAAGACTAGAGAC GGCCGCTTTGTGCACGTCCCGCCTCAGCTGCCCCGTTCGGACTGGGCCAATGATTTCGGGAAGCCCTGGTGGCAGGGATCGTATTATGAGGTGGGGCGGCTGTCTGCCAAGACCCGGAGCATCCGCATCATTAACACGCTTACGTCGCAGGAGCACACACTGGAG GTGGGGGTCCTGGAGTCAATGTGGGAAATCCTACACCGCTATCTTCCCTATAACGCACATGCTGCCAGCTACACGTGGAAATATGAAGGGAAGAACCTGAACATGGATTTTACCCTGGAAGAGAATGGAATCCGGGATGAGGAGGAAGAATTTGACTATCTCAGTATGGATGGTACACTTCACACACCTGCAATACTGCTTTACTTCAATGATGACCTCACAGAGCTATAG
- the KDM6B gene encoding lysine-specific demethylase 6B — protein MHRAVDPPGARAAREAFALGGLSCAGAWSPCPPHPPPRSAWLPGGRCSASIGQPPLAAPLPPSHGNSSGHPNKPYYAPGTPTPRPLHGKLESLHGCVQALLREPAQPGLWEQLGQLYESEHDSEEAIRCYHSALRYGGIFAELGPRIGRLQQAQLWNFHAGSCQHRAKVLPPLEQVWNLLHLEHKRNYGAKRGGPPVKRAAEPPVVQPVPPAALSGPSGEEGLSPGGKRRRGCNSEQTGLPPGLPLPPPPLPPPPPPPLPGLATSSPFQLTKPGLWSTLHGDAWGPERKCSAPPERQDQRHSLPHPYPYPAPAYTAHPPSHRLVPAAPPGPRPPGAESHGCLPATRPPGSDLRESRVQRSRMDSSVSPAATTACVPYAPSRPPGLPGTTTTSSSSSSSNTGLRGMEPSPGIPGSDHYQTPTLEVSSHQGRLGPSAHSSRKPFLAAPAATPHLSLPPGPPSTPPPPCPRLLRPPPPSAWLKGPACRVAREDGEILEELFFGAEGPPRPPPPPLPHREGFLGPLAPRFSVGTQDSHTPPTPPTTSSSSSSSGSHSGSPTGPVSFPPPPYLARSMDPLPRPSSPTLSPQDLPLAPLTLALPPAPPSSCHQNTSGSFRRPESPRPRVSFPKTPKVGPGPSPGPLSKAPQPVPSGVGELPARGPRLFDFPPTPLEDQFEEPAEFKILPDGLANIMKMLDESIRKEEEQQQQESGVGPPPPLKEPFASLQPPFPTDTASTTTAASTTAATTTTVTQEEKKPPPALPPPPPLAKFPPPPQPLPPPPPATPASLLKSLASVLEGQKYCYRGTAAAVSTRPGPLSTTQYSPGPPSGATAPLPTSAAPSAQGSPQPSASSSSQFSTSGGPWARERRAGEEPAPGPMTPTQPPPPLPLPPARSESEVLEEISRACETLVERVGRSATDPADPVDTADPVDSGTERLLPPTQAKEESGGVVAAAGPGSSKRRQKEHQKEHRRHRRACKDSVGRRPREGRAKAKAKAPKEKSRRVLGNLDLQSEEIQGREKVRPDPGGASKAKPSTTAVPPPAPAPSAQPIPPSAPVPGKKAREEALGPPGVSRADMLKLRSLSEGPPKELKIRLIKVESGDKETFIASEVEERRLRMADLTISHCAADVVRASKNAKVKGKFRESYLSPAQSVKPKINTEEKLPREKLNPPTPSIYLESKRDAFSPVLLQFCTDPRNPITVIRGLAGSLRLNLGLFSTKTLVEASGEHTVEVRTQVQQPSDENWDLTGTRQIWPCESSRSHTTIAKYAQYQASSFQESLQEEKESEDEESEEPDSTTGTPPSSAPDPKNHHIIKFGTNIDLSDAKRWKPQLQELLKLPAFMRVTSTGNMLSHVGHTILGMNTVQLYMKVPGSRTPGHQENNNFCSVNINIGPGDCEWFAVHEHYWETISAFCDRHGVDYLTGSWWPILDDLYASNIPVYRFVQRPGDLVWINAGTVHWVQATGWCNNIAWNVGPLTAYQYQLALERYEWNEVKNVKSIVPMIHVSWNVARTVKISDPDLFKMIKFCLLQSMKHCQVQRESLVRAGKKIAYQGRVKDEPAYYCNECDVEVFNILFVTSENGSRNTYLVHCEGCARRRSAGLQGVVVLEQYRTEELAQAYDAFTLAPASTSR, from the exons ATGCATCGGGCAGTGGACCCTCCAGGGGCCCGCGCTGCACGGGAAGCCTTTGCCCTTGGGGGCCTGAGCTGTGCTGGGGCCTGGAGCCCCTGCCCGCCCCATCCCCCTCCTCGTAGCGCATGGCTGCCTGGAGGCAG ATGCTCGGCCAGCATCGGGCAGCCCCCACTCGCTGCTCCCCTACCCCCTTCACATGGCAATAGCTCTGGGCACCCCAACAAACCATATTATGCTCCAGG GACCCCCACCCCAAGACCTCTCCATGGGAAGCTAGAATCCCTGCATGGCTGTGTGCAGGCATTGCTTCGGGAGCCGGCCCAGCCAGGGCTGTGGGAACAGCTTGGGCAGCTGTACGAGTCAGAGCACGACAGTGAAGAGGCCATACGCTGTTACCACAGCGCCCTTCGATATGGAGGAATCTTTGCTGAACTGGGGCCCCGCATTGGCCGACTGCAGCAG gcCCAGCTCTGGAACTTCCATGCTGGCTCCTGCCAGCACCGAGCCAAGGTACTGCCCCCCCTGGAGCAAGTGTGGAACTTGCTGCACCTTGAG CACAAGCGGAACTATGGGGCCAAGCGGGGGGGTCCCCCGGTGAAGCGAGCTGCAGAACCTCCAGTAGTGCAGCCTGTGCCTCCTGCAGCACTCTCAGGCCCCTCGGGGGAGGAGGGCCTCAGCCCTGGAGGCAAGCGCAGGAGAGGCTGCAACTCTGAACAG ACCGGCCTTCCCCCAGGGCTGCCACTGCCTCCGccaccattaccaccaccaccaccacccccacttcCTGGCCTGGCCACCAGCTCCCCATTTCAGCTGACCAAGCCAGGGCTGTGGAGTACCCTGCATGGAGATGCCTGGGGCCCCGAGCGCAAGTGTTCAGCACCCCCAGAGCGCCAG GACCAGCGGCACTCGCTGCCTCACCCATATCCATACCCAGCTCCAGCCTACACTGCGCACCCCCCCAGCCACCGGCTGGTCCCGGCTGCACCCCCAGGCCCCCGCCCCCCAGGAGCAGAGAGCCATGGCTGCCTGCCTGCTACCCGTCCCCCCGGAAGTGACCTTAGAGAGAGCAGAGTTCAGAGGTCGCGGATGGACTCCAGTGTTTCACCAGCAGCAACCACCGCCTGCGTGCCTTACGCCCCTTCCCGGCCCCCTGGCCTCCCcggcaccaccaccaccagcagcagtagcagcagcagcaacaccgGTCTCCGGGGCATGGAGCCGAGCCCAGGCATT CCCGGCAGTGACCATTACCAAACTCCCACGCTGGAGGTCTCCTCTCACCAGGGCCGCCTGGGGCCCTCGGCACACAGCAGTCGGAAACCGTTCTTGGCGGCTCCTGCTGCCACTCCCCACCTGTCCCTGCCACCTGGACCCCCCTCAACCCCTCCACCCCCCTGTCCCCGTCTCTTACGTCCCCCACCACCCTCTGCCTGGCTGAAGGGCCCAGCCTGCCGGGTAGCCCGAGAGGATGGAGAGATCTTAGAGGAACTCTTCTTCGGGGCTGAGGGACCCCCCCGTCCTCCCCCACCACCTCTCCCCCACCGCGAGGGCTTCTTGGGGCCTCTGGCCCCCCGCTTTTCTGTGGGCACTCAGGATTCACacacccctcccactcccccaaccaccagcagtagcagcagcagcagtggcagccacAGCGGCAGCCCTACTGGGCCTGTGtccttccccccacctccctaTCTGGCCAGAAGTATGGACCCCCTTCCCCGGCCCTCTAGCCCAACACTGAGTCCCCAGGACCTGCCTCTTGCACCCCTGACTCttgccctgcccccagcccctccctcctcctgccaccAAAATACCTCAGGAAGCTTCAGGCGCCCGGAGAGCCCCCGGCCCAGGGTCTCCTTCCCAAAGACCCCCAAGGTGGGGCCGGGGCCATCCCCAGGCCCCCTGAGTAAAGCCCCTCAGCCTGTGCCGTCCGGGGTTGGAGAGTTGCCTGCCCGGGGCCCACGACTGTTTGATTTTCCCCCTACCCCGCTGGAGGACCAGTTTGAGGAGCCAGCTGAATTCAAGATCCTACCTGATGGGCTGGCCAACATCATGAAGATGCTGGATGAATCAATTCGAAAAGAGGAGGAGCAGCAACAACAGGAGTCAGGCGTGGGCCCTCCACCCCCACTAAAGGAGCCCTTCGCATCTCTGCAGCCTCCATTCCCCACTGACACAGCCTcaaccaccactgctgccagCACCaccgccgccaccaccaccacggTCACCCAGGAAGAGAAGAAGCCACCACCAGccctaccaccaccaccgccTCTAGCCAagttccctccacccccacaaccactgcccccgcccccaccagccACCCCAGCCAGCCTGCTCAAATCCTTGGCTTCTGTGCTGGAGGGACAAAAGTACTGTTACCGGGGGACTGCAGCAGCTGTTTCCACCCGGCCTGGGCCCTTATCCACCACTCAGTATTCCCCTGGTCCCCCATCAGGTGCTACCGCCCCACTGCCCACCTCAGCGGCCCCTAGCGCTCAGGGCTCCCCACAGCCCTCCGCTTCCTCGTCATCTCAGTTCTCTACCTCAGGTGGGCCCTGGGCCCGGGAGCGCAGGGCGGGCGAAGAGCCAGCCCCGGGCCCCATGACCCCCACCCAGCCGCCCCCACCCCTGCCGCTGCCCCCTGCTCGCTCTGAGTCTGAGGTGCTAGAAGAGATCAGTCGGGCTTGTGAGACCCTTGTGGAGCGGGTGGGCCGGAGTGCCACTGACCCAGCAGACCCAGTGGACACAGCAGACCCAGTGGACAGTGGGACTGAACGACTGCTGCCTCCCACACAGGCCAAGGAGGAGAGTGgtggggtggtggcagcagcagggccAGGCAGCAGCAAGCGGCGGCAGAAGGAGCACCAGAAGGAGCATCGGCGGCACAGGAGGGCCTGTAAGGACAGTGTGGGTCGGCGGCCCCGTGAGGGCAGGGCAAAGGCCAAGGCCAAGGCTCCCAAAGAAAAGAGCCGCCGGGTGCTGGGGAACCTGGACCTGCAGAGCGAGGAGATCCAGGGTCGTGAGAAGGTCCGGCCTGACCCTGGCGGGGCGTCTAAGGCCAAACCATCCACAACTGCGGTCCCTCCACCAGCTCCTGCACCCTCTGCTCAGCCCATACCCCCATCAGCCCCTGTTCCTGGAAAGAAGGCTCGGGAGGAAGCTCTGGGGCCACCAGGCGTCAGCCGGGCTGACATGCTAAAGCTGCGCTCACTTAGTGAGGGGCCCCCCAAGGAGCTGAAGATCCGACTTATCAAGGTAGAGAGTGGTGACAAGGAGACCTTTATCGCCTCTGAGGTGGAAGAGCGGCGGCTGCGCATGGCAGACCTCACCATCAGCCACTGCGCTGCTGACGTTGTGCGTGCCAGCAA GAATGCCAAGGTGAAAGGGAAGTTTCGAGAGTCCTACCTTTCCCCTGCCCAGTCTGTGAAACCGAAGATCAACACTGAGGAGAAGCTGCCCCGGGAAAAACTCAACCCCCCGACACCCAGCATCTAT CTGGAGAGTAAACGTGACGCCTTCTCGCCGGTGCTGCTGCAGTTCTGTACGGACCCTCGAAATCCCATCACCGTGATCCGGGGCCTGGCGGGCTCTCTGCGGCTCA ACTTGGGCCTCTTCTCCACCAAGACGCTGGTGGAGGCGAGTGGTGAGCACACCGTGGAGGTGCGCACCCAGGTGCAGCAGCCCTCAGATGAGAACTGGGATCTAACGGGCACACGACAGATCTGGCCCTGTGAGAGCTCCCGTTCCCACACCACCATTGCCAAGTATGCACAGTACCAGGCCTCGTCGTTCCAGGAGTCCCTGCAG gaggagaaggagagtGAAGATGAAGAGTCAGAGGAGCCCGACAGCACCACAGGAACCCCTCCTAG CAGTGCACCAGACCCGAAGAACCATCACATCATCAAGTTTGGCACCAACATCGACCTGTCTGATGCCAAGAG GTGGAAGCCCCAGCTGCAGGAGCTGCTGAAACTGCCCGCCTTCATGCGGGTCACATCCACGGGTAACATGCTGAGCCACGTGGGCCACACCATCCTGGGCATGAACACCGTGCAGTTGTACATGAAGGTCCCCGGCAGCCGAACACCAG GCCACCAAGAGAACAACAACTTCTGCTCTGTCAACATCAACATCGGCCCTGGCGACTGCGAGTGGTTTGCGGTGCACGAGCACTACTGGGAGACCATTAGCGCCTTCTGCGACCG GCACGGCGTGGACTACTTGACAGGTTCCTGGTGGCCAATACTGGATGACCTCTATGCTTCCAATATCCCTGTGTACCGCTTCGTGCAGCGCCCCGGAGACCTCGTGTGGATTAACGCAGGGACTGTGCACTGGGTGCAGGCCACCGGCTGGTGCAACAACATCGCCTGGAATGTGGGGCCCCTCACCG CCTATCAGTACCAGCTGGCCCTGGAACGATATGAGTGGAATGAGGTGAAGAACGTCAAGTCCATTGTGCCCATGATTCATGTGTCCTGGAACGTGGCTCGCACAGTTAAAATCAGTGACCCCGACTTGTTCAAGATGATCAA GTTCTGCCTCCTGCAGTCCATGAAGCACTGCCAGGTGCAACGGGAGAGTCTGGTGCGGGCAGGGAAGAAAATCGCTTACCAGGGCCGGGTCAAGGACGAGCCTGCCTACTACTGCAACGAGTGTGAT GTGGAGGTGTTCAACATCCTGTTTGTGACGAGTGAGAACGGCAGCCGCAACACGTACCTGGTGCACTGCGAGGGCTGCGCCCGGCGCCGCAGCGCGGGCCTGCAGGGCGTGGTGGTGCTGGAGCAGTACCGCACTGAGGAGCTGGCGCAGGCCTACGACGCCTTCACGCTG GCCCCCGCCAGCACGTCGCGATGA
- the NAA38 gene encoding N-alpha-acetyltransferase 38, NatC auxiliary subunit: protein MAGTAPTMLLREENGCCSRRQSSSSAGDSDGEREDSPAARARQQLEALLNKTMRIRMTDGRTLVGCFLCTDRDCNVILGSAQEFLKPSDSFSAGEPRVLGLAMVPGHHIVSIEVQRESLTGPPYL from the exons ATGGCCGGAACTGCACCGACCATGCTACTACGAGAGGAGAATGGCTGTTGCAGTCGTCGTCAAAGCAGCTCCAGCGCCGGG GACTCCGACGGGGAGCGAGAAGACTCGCCGGCTGCACGCGCCCGGCAACAGCTAGAGGCGCTGCTCAACAAGACTATGCGCATTCGCATGACAGATGGACGGACACTGGTCGGCTGTTTCCTGTGCACCGACCGCGACTGCAATGTCATTCTGGGCTCGGCGCAGGAGTTCCTCAAGCCGTCGG ATTCCTTCTCTGCCGGAGAGCCTCGTGTGCTGGGCCTGGCCATGGTACCCGGACACCACATCGTTTCTATTGAGGTGCAGAGAGAGAGCCTGACGGGGCCTCCGTATCTCTGA
- the LOC134388879 gene encoding cytochrome b5 domain-containing protein 1 isoform X1 has translation MQLRESVTHRARALPRRGLVAGPDFEYFRRRYFTPAEVAEHNQPADLWVSYLGYVYDLTPLAEEYKGNLLLKPIVEVAGQDISHWFDPKTRDIRKHIDPLTGCLRYRTPQGRFVHVPPQLPRSDWANDFGKPWWQGSYYEVGRLSAKTRSIRIINTLTSQEHTLEVGVLESMWEILHRYLPYNAHAASYTWKYEGKNLNMDFTLEENGIRDEEEEFDYLSMDGTLHTPAILLYFNDDLTEL, from the exons ATGCAACTAAGGGAGTCGGTGACCCACAGAGCAAGAGCCTTGCCGCGCCGGGGCCTAGTGGCTGGGCCAGACTTTGAGTATTTCCGGCGTCGCTATTTCACGCCGGCAGAGGTGGCCGAACACAACCAGCCCGCAGACCTCTGGGTGTCTTACCTGGGATACGTGTATGACTTAACGCCGTTGGCAGAGGAATACAAGG GGAACCTGCTGCTGAAACCCATCGTGGAAGTTGCGGGCCAGGACATCAGCCACTGGTTTGATCCAAAGACTAGAGAC ATCCGCAAGCACATAGATCCGCTGACCGGCTGTTTGAGGTACCGTACCCCGCAGGGCCGCTTTGTGCACGTCCCGCCTCAGCTGCCCCGTTCGGACTGGGCCAATGATTTCGGGAAGCCCTGGTGGCAGGGATCGTATTATGAGGTGGGGCGGCTGTCTGCCAAGACCCGGAGCATCCGCATCATTAACACGCTTACGTCGCAGGAGCACACACTGGAG GTGGGGGTCCTGGAGTCAATGTGGGAAATCCTACACCGCTATCTTCCCTATAACGCACATGCTGCCAGCTACACGTGGAAATATGAAGGGAAGAACCTGAACATGGATTTTACCCTGGAAGAGAATGGAATCCGGGATGAGGAGGAAGAATTTGACTATCTCAGTATGGATGGTACACTTCACACACCTGCAATACTGCTTTACTTCAATGATGACCTCACAGAGCTATAG